One segment of Streptomyces sp. NA02950 DNA contains the following:
- a CDS encoding universal stress protein codes for MTMPLVVGIDGSEASLEAVDWAAGETARHKLPLHLVCAAAPGQEASDVISRASERARMASPSTRMSSEVLHEDAASALVSKGRNAFALVLGSRGLGDLAGMLLGSVSLAVAARADCPVVVVRGAPEHRDARFGSVVVGVEGREGSDTAVQFAFREAHVRRCRLVAVHAWSAPTGAPSEPPPPYWYALETHWRPPTQVLEDALRGPAERYRNATVDRRVVEGPARKALLEAASGADLLVVGAGKRHGHIGLQLGLINHAVLHHAPCPIVVVPHI; via the coding sequence GTGACCATGCCCCTGGTGGTCGGCATCGACGGCTCCGAAGCGAGCCTCGAGGCGGTGGATTGGGCCGCAGGCGAGACTGCCCGGCACAAGCTGCCGCTCCACCTCGTGTGTGCCGCGGCGCCGGGCCAAGAGGCGTCCGACGTGATCAGCCGTGCCTCGGAGCGTGCCAGGATGGCCTCTCCCTCAACGCGTATGTCGAGCGAGGTACTGCATGAGGACGCGGCCTCCGCCCTGGTCAGCAAGGGGCGCAACGCCTTCGCGCTGGTGCTCGGATCCAGGGGGCTGGGAGACCTCGCCGGGATGCTCCTGGGTTCGGTCAGCCTGGCCGTGGCAGCGCGAGCCGACTGCCCGGTCGTCGTGGTGCGCGGCGCGCCGGAGCACCGGGACGCGCGGTTCGGGAGCGTTGTCGTTGGCGTCGAGGGCCGAGAGGGAAGTGACACGGCAGTACAGTTCGCGTTCCGCGAGGCCCATGTGCGGCGCTGCCGGCTGGTAGCGGTACACGCCTGGAGTGCACCGACCGGTGCTCCCTCCGAACCTCCGCCCCCGTACTGGTACGCCCTTGAGACCCACTGGCGCCCCCCGACGCAGGTGCTCGAAGACGCTCTGCGCGGCCCCGCAGAACGGTACCGGAACGCCACGGTTGACCGCCGGGTGGTTGAGGGACCGGCACGGAAGGCGCTGTTGGAAGCCGCGTCGGGCGCCGACCTACTGGTCGTCGGAGCCGGCAAGCGGCACGGACACATCGGCCTGCAGCTGGGCCTGATCAACCACGCGGTGCTGCACCACGCGCCGTGTCCGATCGTGGTCGTTCCGCATATATGA
- a CDS encoding universal stress protein, with amino-acid sequence MGTMDFPLVVGVDRADPSLHSVDWAVDEERAPTDLTDALSQAVREYPQVKMYRTPVEGPAHKALLEGSADADLIVVGALMRRGHFGPQSGRVAHALARHSECAVAIIPQRA; translated from the coding sequence ATGGGGACGATGGACTTCCCGCTGGTTGTAGGCGTCGACAGAGCGGATCCCAGCCTGCACTCGGTGGACTGGGCAGTGGACGAAGAACGGGCCCCGACCGACCTCACCGACGCGCTGAGCCAGGCAGTACGGGAGTACCCCCAGGTCAAGATGTACCGCACGCCAGTCGAAGGCCCTGCCCACAAGGCCCTCCTGGAGGGGTCGGCCGATGCCGATCTGATCGTGGTCGGCGCTTTGATGCGGCGCGGCCACTTCGGTCCGCAGAGCGGCCGCGTGGCCCACGCCCTGGCGCGTCACTCCGAGTGCGCGGTGGCCATCATCCCTCAGCGGGCCTGA
- a CDS encoding glycoside hydrolase family 65 protein translates to MSEWTWEYEGYDPAAERLRESLCTLGNGYFATRGAVPESSAGEVHCPGTYVAGCYNRLESAVAGRQVVNEDLVNLPNWLFLRFRCHSTEGSWGPWFSLDTCAVLDHRHILDLRRATLTRTFRYRDEGTGVLGVEQFRLVHMGDPHVAALRTVFTAEDWSGEIEIESVLDGDVINSNVRRYRTLNHSHLAHAQTGANEPDTVWLHCRTSTSDIGIAMAVRTVVTGQPPVSSGLHPGRRRAVHRLVIPVAPGRPVGVEKTMALHTSRDAAIGNPLGAAVDRASAAADFSALLNSHAAAWEQLWRRAEIQVPGQAGRVLRLHLFHVLQTLSPHTADLDVGVPARGLHGEAYRGHVFWDELFALPYLNLHFPEVSRALLSYRYRRLPQACRAAAASGRAGAMYPWQSGSDGREETQELHLNPRSGRWLPDHSRLQHHVGSAIAYNVWQYHEATGDTEFLHTKGAEMLLQIARFWADTAVFDPGSGRYRIRGVVGPDEYHDSYPNAARPGLDDNTYTNVTAAWVLSRALDLLRRLPAWRREELFERVRLDGDELPKWQEVSRRLRVPYHRGVISQFEGYDDLAELDWEAYRARYDSIRRLDRILEAEGDTVNRYKASKQADVLMLGYLFSPRELRQLFQRLGYSLDDDLWRKTVDYYLQRTSHGSTLSGLVHGWVLARVRRAEAWKYCQEALEADIADLHGGTTGEGIHLGAMAGTLDLVQRGLTGLETREDALWLDPVPLPAMSEYGFSLRYRGHWGVRVRLRSGQLRIGVPDSEESPLRVVLADRAVTIAPGETCTLVLPT, encoded by the coding sequence ATGTCGGAGTGGACCTGGGAGTACGAGGGATACGACCCCGCCGCCGAGCGGCTGCGTGAATCGTTGTGCACGCTCGGCAATGGCTACTTCGCCACCCGTGGCGCGGTGCCCGAGAGCAGCGCGGGTGAGGTGCACTGCCCGGGGACCTACGTGGCCGGGTGTTACAACCGTCTGGAGTCGGCCGTGGCCGGGCGACAGGTGGTGAACGAGGACCTGGTCAATCTCCCGAACTGGCTATTCCTGCGGTTTCGTTGCCACTCCACCGAGGGATCGTGGGGCCCGTGGTTCTCCCTGGACACCTGCGCCGTCCTCGACCACCGGCACATCCTGGATCTGCGCCGCGCCACGCTCACCCGCACGTTCCGCTACCGGGACGAGGGCACGGGTGTGCTGGGTGTGGAGCAGTTCCGCCTGGTGCACATGGGAGATCCTCATGTGGCTGCGCTGCGGACGGTCTTCACGGCGGAGGACTGGTCGGGAGAGATCGAAATCGAGTCCGTCCTCGACGGCGACGTGATCAACAGCAACGTACGCCGTTACCGGACCCTCAACCACAGCCACCTGGCCCATGCACAGACCGGAGCGAACGAGCCCGACACGGTGTGGCTGCACTGCCGCACCAGCACCTCCGACATCGGTATCGCCATGGCGGTCCGAACAGTCGTCACCGGGCAGCCACCGGTCTCGTCGGGGCTTCATCCCGGCCGGCGACGTGCCGTCCACCGCCTGGTGATCCCGGTCGCTCCCGGCCGACCTGTCGGGGTGGAAAAAACCATGGCGCTCCACACCTCCCGCGATGCGGCGATCGGCAACCCGCTCGGTGCGGCGGTCGACCGGGCGTCCGCGGCCGCGGACTTCTCAGCCCTGCTGAACTCCCATGCCGCCGCGTGGGAGCAGTTGTGGCGGCGCGCGGAGATCCAGGTACCCGGCCAGGCCGGTCGCGTCCTGCGCTTGCATCTGTTCCACGTCCTGCAGACACTGTCGCCGCACACCGCGGATCTGGACGTGGGTGTACCGGCCCGGGGGCTGCACGGCGAGGCGTACCGGGGCCATGTCTTCTGGGACGAGCTGTTCGCGCTGCCGTATCTGAACCTGCACTTCCCGGAGGTCTCCCGGGCGCTGTTGAGCTACCGGTACCGGCGCCTGCCGCAGGCATGCCGGGCAGCGGCCGCGAGCGGCAGGGCCGGGGCGATGTATCCATGGCAGAGCGGCAGCGACGGCCGTGAGGAGACCCAGGAGCTGCATCTCAACCCCCGCTCCGGCCGCTGGCTGCCGGATCACTCCCGGCTCCAGCACCACGTCGGCTCAGCGATCGCCTACAACGTGTGGCAGTACCACGAGGCCACCGGCGACACCGAGTTCCTCCACACCAAGGGAGCGGAAATGCTGCTGCAGATCGCCCGCTTCTGGGCGGACACAGCGGTCTTCGACCCCGGGTCGGGCCGCTACCGCATCCGCGGCGTCGTCGGACCCGACGAGTACCACGACAGCTACCCGAACGCCGCCCGGCCCGGACTGGACGACAACACGTACACCAACGTCACCGCAGCCTGGGTCCTCAGCCGCGCCCTGGACCTTCTGCGGCGCCTTCCGGCATGGCGGCGAGAGGAACTGTTCGAGCGCGTGCGGCTGGACGGTGACGAACTCCCGAAGTGGCAGGAGGTCTCCCGGCGGCTGAGGGTGCCGTACCACCGGGGAGTCATCAGTCAGTTCGAGGGCTATGACGACCTCGCCGAGCTGGACTGGGAAGCCTACCGCGCGCGGTACGACAGCATCCGGCGGCTGGACCGGATCCTTGAGGCCGAGGGAGATACGGTCAACCGCTACAAGGCCTCCAAGCAGGCCGACGTCCTCATGCTCGGCTACCTGTTCTCGCCCAGGGAGCTGCGGCAGCTGTTCCAGCGTCTCGGGTACAGCCTGGACGACGACCTCTGGCGCAAGACCGTCGACTACTACCTTCAGCGCACCAGCCACGGCTCCACACTCAGCGGACTCGTCCACGGCTGGGTCCTCGCGCGGGTCAGACGTGCCGAGGCATGGAAGTACTGCCAGGAAGCCCTGGAGGCGGATATCGCCGATCTCCATGGCGGCACGACCGGCGAAGGCATCCATCTCGGCGCCATGGCCGGCACCCTTGACCTGGTCCAGCGCGGCCTGACCGGTCTGGAGACCCGCGAGGACGCCTTGTGGCTGGACCCCGTGCCGCTTCCGGCGATGTCCGAGTACGGATTCTCGCTGCGCTATCGCGGGCACTGGGGTGTCCGTGTACGGCTGCGGAGCGGGCAGCTGCGGATCGGTGTGCCCGACTCGGAGGAATCACCGCTACGCGTGGTACTGGCCGACCGAGCCGTCACCATCGCACCAGGAGAGACCTGCACACTTGTGCTGCCCACATAG
- a CDS encoding TrkA family potassium uptake protein, with protein sequence MKALITGGGRLGTQIAQVLAAARNDVTLVDIDDDRIAELEGHLPVRLVAGDACEPSLLEHAGARTADLLIATTGNDEDNLVISLLAKRQFVVPRVAARVNDAENTWLFDQRWGVDTAVPAATPLISLIEEATGATDTVALLRLSKAGVDVIETAITPQSRAAGHRLAEITLPEGSVIATVIREGRPTVPTPEMRLRPGDELLVVSHAATEQEIRVAFQ encoded by the coding sequence ATGAAGGCCCTCATCACAGGCGGCGGGCGCCTGGGCACCCAGATCGCCCAGGTCCTCGCCGCGGCCCGCAACGACGTCACCCTCGTCGACATCGACGACGATCGCATCGCCGAACTCGAAGGCCACCTGCCCGTACGACTCGTCGCCGGGGACGCCTGCGAGCCCTCTCTGCTCGAGCACGCGGGCGCGCGCACCGCCGACCTCCTCATCGCCACCACCGGCAATGACGAGGACAACCTCGTCATCAGCCTGCTCGCCAAGCGGCAGTTCGTGGTCCCGCGCGTCGCGGCCCGTGTCAACGACGCGGAGAACACCTGGCTCTTCGACCAGCGGTGGGGTGTCGACACCGCGGTCCCCGCTGCCACCCCCCTCATCTCCCTCATCGAGGAAGCCACCGGAGCCACAGATACCGTGGCCCTCCTCCGCCTGAGCAAAGCCGGCGTCGACGTGATCGAGACTGCCATTACGCCGCAGTCCCGCGCCGCGGGCCACAGGCTCGCCGAGATCACCCTTCCCGAGGGCAGCGTCATCGCCACTGTCATCCGCGAAGGCCGGCCCACCGTCCCCACCCCCGAGATGCGGCTCCGGCCCGGTGACGAACTCCTCGTCGTCTCCCACGCCGCCACCGAGCAGGAGATCCGCGTCGCCTTCCAGTGA
- a CDS encoding TrkA family potassium uptake protein: MRVIIAGCGRVGSTLAAQLVAEGHDVRLIDRSQKTRRLLPAGFPGQFHEGNSYSRAVLEAAGIEHADALVAVTSGDNSNIVSARTAKETYRVPIVLARIYDPRRADIYRELGIPTIASVRWTVHQIHQMLLHRHLTPELTFGNGETLLVRSELPAYLNGRRLTEFDVDGEIRVVEVTRAGRSLVPAHSTPAEPGDLVTFAVAATAVGRLRGFLDKELGT; the protein is encoded by the coding sequence ATGAGAGTGATCATCGCGGGCTGTGGACGGGTGGGATCCACGCTCGCTGCCCAGCTCGTCGCCGAAGGCCACGACGTACGGCTCATCGACCGCAGCCAGAAGACCCGCAGGCTGCTGCCGGCCGGCTTCCCCGGGCAGTTCCACGAAGGCAACAGTTACAGCCGCGCGGTGCTCGAGGCCGCCGGAATCGAGCACGCCGACGCGCTCGTCGCCGTCACTTCGGGGGACAACAGCAACATCGTCAGCGCACGGACAGCCAAGGAGACCTACCGGGTCCCGATCGTCCTCGCCCGCATCTACGACCCCCGCCGAGCCGACATCTACCGCGAGCTCGGCATCCCCACCATCGCCAGCGTCCGCTGGACGGTGCACCAGATCCACCAGATGCTGCTGCACCGCCACCTCACACCCGAACTCACCTTCGGCAACGGCGAAACACTCCTCGTCCGCTCCGAGCTCCCCGCTTACCTCAACGGGCGGCGGCTGACCGAGTTCGACGTCGACGGAGAGATCCGCGTCGTGGAGGTGACCCGAGCGGGCCGCTCACTGGTGCCTGCCCACAGCACCCCGGCCGAACCCGGCGACCTGGTCACCTTTGCTGTCGCCGCCACCGCCGTCGGCCGCCTGCGCGGCTTCCTGGACAAGGAGCTCGGGACATGA
- the fdhF gene encoding formate dehydrogenase subunit alpha — translation MTPIEVDGVVVDVPEGVPLLAAVRGAGIELPALCHDDRFSPAGSCRTCLVRADGRVVASCVTPAAAGARVEAATDGLRALRRQAVEVIVSALPPRALAPGSRTELAEVCRSLGIGPGKATGAGGRGGDDSHPYVHLDRDLCIACDRCVRMCADVQGTFALTLVGRGADTVVAPGTGGPWAQSDCVACGGCVDTCPTGAIVEPGPAPGLTTASSRAATRTRTTCGYCGVGCTLDVVTEDGGIAAVLPARDGPVNRGHACVKGRFARGYRTSPERLTRPLLRREGRLEPVGWDEALRHVAEGLRTAVRAGGPDAVAAISSARATNEENYLLQKFMRVVIGTNSVDNCSRLCHSPSAAGLTATFGLPGGTDTFDDVERSDCLLIVGANPVEAHPVVGARLLQRVLRGARLVVADPRAVGLAAHADVHLRPRPGTNVALFHGLAHVLLAEDLVDHAFLRDRAAGLPELTELLDDYPPDRVAAITGVPAADLVAAARLYGRAECPAIVYGLGVTEHLHGTDGVRTLANLAVLRGAVGTGRGFGVNPLRGQNNVQGASDMGALPDVLPGYGTVTDPAVRSRAEDVWGVTVPDRPGLRIPEMFAAARAGRLRALWVVGEDVCATDPDANRVAQALDACPLVVCNELFLSETARHADIVLPAASWLEKDGTFVNFDRRFQRVRPAVAPPGQARSDFEIVHAVAAAMHTDLGCPTPAAALAECARLTPHFAGLSHQRLNREGAVPWPCPDPARPGQATLYRERFATADGRARLAATRYLPPGEQPDDHFPLILVTGRRWAHYNSGSMTRRGGNLAIDPVDHLDVHPDDAARYDVRDGAPLTVESRHGQARLIARVSEQTPPGQVFCSFHFPASGVNRLTSDHTDTATSCPEYKVTAVRVAAL, via the coding sequence GTGACTCCGATCGAGGTCGACGGCGTCGTCGTCGACGTGCCCGAAGGGGTCCCGCTGCTTGCGGCCGTTCGCGGGGCCGGGATCGAGCTGCCCGCGCTCTGCCACGACGACCGGTTCAGCCCGGCGGGTTCCTGCCGGACCTGCCTGGTACGGGCCGACGGCCGGGTCGTGGCGTCCTGTGTCACCCCGGCGGCCGCCGGCGCCAGGGTCGAAGCCGCCACCGACGGTCTGCGAGCGCTGCGCCGGCAAGCGGTCGAGGTCATCGTCTCCGCCCTGCCGCCCCGGGCCCTGGCTCCCGGCAGTCGCACCGAACTGGCCGAGGTGTGCCGGTCGCTGGGGATCGGGCCGGGGAAGGCCACCGGAGCCGGAGGCCGCGGTGGCGACGACTCCCACCCGTACGTCCACCTCGACCGGGATCTGTGCATCGCCTGCGACCGGTGCGTGCGCATGTGCGCGGATGTGCAGGGCACCTTCGCCCTCACCCTGGTCGGTCGGGGCGCCGACACCGTCGTCGCCCCCGGCACCGGCGGGCCGTGGGCCCAGTCCGACTGCGTCGCGTGCGGCGGCTGCGTCGACACCTGCCCGACCGGAGCGATCGTCGAACCGGGACCCGCGCCCGGACTCACCACAGCGAGCTCCCGGGCGGCTACCCGGACCCGCACGACCTGCGGCTACTGTGGGGTGGGCTGCACCTTGGACGTGGTCACGGAGGACGGCGGGATCGCAGCCGTCCTGCCGGCTCGCGACGGGCCGGTCAACCGGGGACACGCATGCGTCAAGGGCCGCTTCGCCCGCGGATACCGCACCTCGCCAGAACGGCTCACCCGGCCCCTGCTGCGCCGCGAGGGCCGTCTGGAGCCGGTCGGCTGGGACGAGGCGCTGCGCCACGTCGCCGAAGGGCTGCGCACAGCCGTCCGGGCAGGCGGCCCGGACGCCGTGGCGGCCATCTCCTCCGCCCGCGCCACCAACGAGGAGAACTACCTCCTCCAGAAGTTCATGCGGGTGGTCATCGGCACCAACAGCGTCGACAACTGCTCCCGGCTGTGTCACTCACCCTCCGCCGCCGGCCTGACCGCCACCTTCGGGCTCCCCGGCGGCACCGACACCTTCGACGACGTCGAGCGCTCCGACTGCCTGCTGATCGTGGGCGCCAATCCGGTCGAGGCGCACCCGGTGGTCGGCGCACGACTACTGCAACGGGTGCTCCGGGGCGCCCGCCTCGTCGTCGCCGACCCCCGTGCCGTGGGGCTCGCCGCGCACGCCGATGTGCACCTGCGGCCACGCCCCGGCACCAACGTCGCACTCTTCCACGGCCTCGCCCATGTGCTGCTCGCCGAAGACCTCGTCGACCACGCGTTCCTGCGGGACCGGGCCGCCGGTCTGCCGGAGCTGACCGAGCTGCTGGATGACTATCCACCGGACCGGGTGGCGGCCATCACCGGTGTGCCCGCGGCGGACCTGGTGGCGGCCGCCCGGCTCTACGGGCGGGCCGAGTGCCCCGCCATCGTCTACGGCCTCGGCGTCACCGAGCACCTCCACGGCACCGACGGCGTACGGACCCTGGCCAACCTCGCTGTCCTGCGCGGCGCCGTCGGCACCGGCCGCGGTTTCGGTGTCAACCCGCTGAGGGGGCAGAACAACGTCCAGGGAGCCTCCGACATGGGCGCCCTGCCCGACGTCCTGCCCGGCTACGGGACCGTGACCGACCCGGCCGTCCGGTCACGGGCGGAGGACGTGTGGGGTGTCACCGTGCCCGACCGGCCCGGTCTGCGGATCCCCGAGATGTTCGCGGCGGCCCGGGCCGGGAGGCTGCGTGCGCTGTGGGTCGTCGGCGAGGACGTCTGTGCCACCGACCCCGACGCCAACCGGGTGGCCCAGGCCCTGGACGCCTGTCCGCTGGTCGTGTGCAACGAGCTGTTCCTGTCCGAGACCGCCCGCCACGCCGATATCGTGCTGCCGGCCGCGTCCTGGCTGGAGAAGGACGGCACCTTCGTCAACTTCGACCGCAGATTCCAGCGGGTCCGCCCGGCTGTCGCGCCACCCGGCCAGGCCCGTTCCGACTTCGAGATCGTCCACGCTGTCGCCGCGGCCATGCACACCGACCTGGGGTGCCCCACCCCGGCGGCAGCCCTGGCCGAATGCGCCCGGCTCACCCCGCACTTCGCCGGACTCTCCCATCAGCGGCTGAACCGGGAGGGCGCCGTCCCCTGGCCCTGCCCCGACCCCGCACGTCCGGGACAGGCCACTCTGTACCGGGAGCGGTTCGCCACGGCGGACGGACGGGCCCGCCTGGCGGCCACCCGGTATCTGCCGCCGGGGGAGCAGCCCGACGACCACTTTCCTCTGATCCTGGTCACCGGGCGGCGCTGGGCGCACTACAACTCCGGCTCCATGACCCGGCGTGGCGGCAACCTCGCCATCGACCCCGTCGACCACCTCGACGTCCACCCCGACGACGCCGCCCGGTACGACGTGCGGGACGGCGCGCCGCTCACCGTGGAGAGCCGACACGGCCAGGCCAGGCTCATCGCTCGCGTCAGTGAACAGACACCCCCGGGCCAGGTCTTCTGCTCCTTCCACTTCCCGGCGAGCGGAGTCAACCGTCTTACCTCCGACCACACGGACACGGCCACGTCCTGTCCCGAGTACAAGGTCACTGCGGTACGCGTGGCCGCGCTGTGA
- a CDS encoding cation-transporting P-type ATPase produces the protein MGTGTPVLTPGDGGRRGPAVPAGPRGPAVQTLPSGEVFAALDTSPRGLTSADAEARRDHFGPNELPTAGRRALWRDLGRQFTDLFAMVLLVASAITFLAYVLQEPRDVGTLQLALAILAVVALNAAIGFAQEYSAERTAESLQAMVPHTCRVLRDGEPQELPAEHLVPGDIVVLDAGDAVSADCRLIEAHEVSVNNAALTGESDAVGRTGEPVAAGPVLQARNCAFMGTDVVAGSAKAVVFATGAATEFGRIFRLAAAAPRQKTPLQRQVALMARRVAGVALAIGAVLFAVRASIGQPFVETFVFALGVMVALVPEGLPAALSVSLAIGVRRMARRHALVKQLLAVEALGSTTVVCTDKTGTLTQAEMTVVQVWAGGESHAVSGVGYAPVGEVTDRGRIRELFKAAGLCCNARLVPPSGHEGWRVLGDTTEGALLVVAAKAGLDLAAEEAAAPRVAEYPFDSTRKLMSTVHTETDGYHAYVKGAPQELLAHCTVIDRRGERRPLTGGLRAAVTAVNDQLASQGLRVLAVATRRLPDPRPSRDEVESELTLLGLVGMLDPSRPEVSDAVDACRRAGIRIVMVTGDHPLTAEAIARRVGIVRQPAPAIVTGTRLDALDDGGLDAVLATSGELLLCRVSPEHKMRVVTALQRRGEVVAVTGDGANDAPALKHADIGVAMGASGTDVAREAAVMVLLDDSFAAITTAVRLGRSVYQNIRKFLIYLFSHNIAELVPILAATFVGFPLVPITAVQILAIDLGSDVLPALALGAEPAEPDVMDRPPRSRRERLFSTAVLGRILFLGGIQALGVCAVFFWHVHASGIPYSDFTEDNAVYREAITLVQAGIVVSQFFNALAVRSDRQSVFRIGLLSNPWLLAAGCFGIALMAAISYLPPLQAVFNTAPLDPADWAVLAGFGALLLTAEEIRKAWLRRHRPTSPEGETG, from the coding sequence ATGGGTACCGGAACCCCCGTACTGACGCCCGGGGACGGGGGCCGCCGCGGGCCGGCGGTCCCCGCCGGCCCGCGGGGCCCGGCGGTGCAGACCCTGCCGAGCGGGGAGGTCTTTGCCGCACTGGACACCTCGCCGCGTGGTCTGACCTCGGCAGATGCGGAGGCGCGGCGCGACCACTTCGGGCCCAACGAGCTGCCGACAGCGGGGCGTAGGGCGCTGTGGCGGGATCTCGGCCGACAGTTCACCGACCTTTTCGCCATGGTGCTGCTCGTCGCGTCGGCGATCACGTTCCTGGCCTATGTGCTCCAGGAACCGCGTGACGTGGGCACCTTGCAGCTGGCCTTGGCGATTCTGGCTGTGGTGGCATTGAACGCGGCCATCGGTTTCGCGCAGGAGTACTCGGCCGAGCGGACGGCGGAGTCGTTGCAGGCGATGGTGCCGCACACCTGCCGGGTCCTGCGCGACGGGGAGCCGCAGGAGCTGCCCGCCGAACACCTGGTGCCCGGTGACATTGTCGTCCTGGATGCCGGTGATGCGGTGTCGGCGGACTGCCGGCTCATCGAGGCACACGAGGTCTCGGTGAACAACGCGGCCCTGACCGGGGAAAGCGACGCCGTCGGCCGTACCGGGGAACCGGTGGCGGCAGGGCCAGTGCTGCAGGCCCGCAACTGCGCCTTCATGGGCACCGATGTCGTGGCGGGATCCGCGAAGGCCGTGGTGTTCGCCACCGGTGCGGCCACGGAGTTCGGACGCATCTTCCGGCTCGCCGCTGCCGCACCGCGGCAGAAGACCCCCCTGCAACGTCAGGTCGCCTTGATGGCCCGTCGGGTGGCGGGGGTGGCGTTGGCCATCGGAGCGGTCCTGTTCGCGGTGCGGGCGTCCATCGGGCAGCCGTTCGTGGAGACCTTCGTGTTCGCGCTCGGGGTGATGGTCGCGCTCGTCCCCGAAGGGCTGCCCGCGGCGCTGTCGGTGTCCCTGGCGATCGGCGTACGGCGCATGGCCCGTAGACACGCGCTGGTCAAGCAGCTGCTGGCGGTGGAAGCGCTGGGGTCCACCACCGTGGTGTGCACGGACAAGACCGGGACACTCACCCAGGCCGAGATGACCGTGGTCCAGGTGTGGGCCGGCGGCGAGTCGCACGCCGTGTCCGGGGTGGGGTACGCGCCAGTCGGTGAGGTCACCGACCGGGGCAGGATCCGCGAACTGTTCAAGGCGGCAGGGCTGTGCTGCAACGCCCGGTTGGTTCCGCCGTCGGGTCACGAGGGCTGGCGGGTGCTCGGCGACACCACCGAGGGGGCGCTGCTCGTCGTCGCGGCGAAGGCCGGTCTGGACCTCGCCGCCGAAGAAGCGGCCGCACCACGGGTGGCGGAATACCCCTTCGACTCGACCCGCAAGCTGATGAGCACTGTGCACACCGAGACGGACGGGTACCACGCTTACGTCAAAGGCGCACCGCAGGAGCTCCTCGCCCATTGCACCGTCATCGACCGGCGAGGTGAGCGGCGGCCTCTGACAGGCGGACTCCGCGCGGCGGTGACCGCCGTCAACGACCAGCTCGCCTCCCAGGGGCTACGCGTGCTGGCCGTGGCGACACGGCGCCTGCCCGACCCCCGCCCCTCCCGGGACGAGGTCGAATCGGAGCTCACCCTGCTCGGCCTCGTCGGCATGCTCGACCCCTCTCGGCCCGAGGTCAGCGACGCGGTGGACGCCTGCCGACGGGCCGGGATCCGCATCGTCATGGTCACCGGCGACCACCCGCTGACCGCGGAGGCCATCGCCCGCCGCGTCGGGATCGTGCGTCAGCCCGCGCCTGCGATCGTGACCGGCACCCGGCTGGACGCCCTTGACGACGGCGGTCTCGACGCCGTGCTCGCCACTTCGGGTGAGCTGTTGCTGTGCCGGGTCAGCCCCGAACACAAGATGCGGGTGGTCACCGCGCTGCAGCGGCGTGGAGAGGTCGTCGCGGTCACCGGCGACGGGGCGAACGACGCCCCGGCCCTCAAACACGCGGACATCGGCGTGGCGATGGGGGCCTCCGGCACGGACGTCGCGCGGGAAGCCGCCGTCATGGTGCTGCTGGACGACTCGTTCGCCGCCATCACCACGGCGGTCAGGCTCGGCCGATCCGTCTACCAGAACATCCGCAAGTTTCTGATCTACCTCTTCAGCCACAACATCGCCGAGTTGGTCCCGATCCTTGCCGCGACCTTCGTCGGCTTTCCGCTGGTTCCGATCACCGCCGTTCAGATCCTCGCGATTGACCTCGGCTCCGACGTCCTGCCCGCACTGGCGCTCGGCGCCGAGCCGGCGGAGCCCGATGTCATGGACCGGCCGCCGCGCTCCCGGCGCGAACGGCTTTTCTCGACCGCGGTGCTGGGGCGCATCCTGTTTCTGGGCGGCATCCAGGCGCTCGGCGTGTGCGCGGTGTTCTTCTGGCACGTCCACGCCTCCGGGATCCCGTACTCCGACTTCACCGAGGACAACGCCGTCTACCGCGAGGCGATCACGCTGGTCCAGGCAGGCATCGTCGTCAGCCAGTTCTTCAACGCCCTGGCGGTACGCAGCGACCGGCAGAGTGTGTTCCGGATCGGGTTGCTGTCCAACCCGTGGCTGCTGGCCGCCGGATGCTTCGGCATCGCCCTGATGGCGGCCATCAGTTACCTGCCCCCACTCCAGGCCGTCTTCAACACCGCGCCGCTGGACCCCGCCGACTGGGCGGTGCTCGCCGGTTTCGGAGCACTGCTGCTGACCGCCGAGGAGATCCGCAAGGCGTGGCTGCGCCGCCACCGGCCGACCAGCCCGGAAGGAGAAACGGGATGA
- a CDS encoding CBS domain-containing protein: MTTAREIMHAGATCIQENETLDAAARTMKELNIGVLPICGPDDRLHGIITDRDIVVKCLATGKDPRTMPAGQLEQGKPITIDAEADAGQVLRTMEEHKIRRLPVIDNHRLVGMISEADLARRLPDEQVGHFVEAVCATA, encoded by the coding sequence ATGACCACAGCACGGGAAATCATGCACGCCGGTGCCACCTGCATCCAGGAGAACGAGACGCTGGACGCCGCGGCGCGCACAATGAAGGAGCTGAACATCGGAGTCCTCCCCATCTGCGGACCGGACGACCGGCTCCACGGAATCATCACCGACCGTGACATCGTGGTGAAGTGCCTGGCCACAGGCAAGGACCCCAGGACGATGCCCGCGGGCCAGCTCGAGCAGGGCAAGCCCATCACGATTGACGCCGAGGCTGACGCCGGCCAGGTCCTCCGGACCATGGAGGAGCACAAGATCCGGCGCCTGCCGGTCATCGACAACCATCGCCTGGTCGGCATGATCAGCGAAGCGGATCTCGCACGCCGCCTGCCGGATGAGCAGGTGGGCCACTTCGTCGAGGCCGTCTGCGCGACTGCCTGA